From the Ipomoea triloba cultivar NCNSP0323 chromosome 8, ASM357664v1 genome, the window AATTATGAAAAATGCAGGAATAGGGATACCAATTTGTACAACCTTGCTATTGACATATTGCCGACATTGTCAACACTTCTAAAGAGTGATATCCCAGTTCTGATTTACAGGTTCATTATTATGACATTACATACATATTATtagattatttgtttttttagatACATATATTAGATagagagaaatatatatatatatataaatgccaTTGCCTAAGTTATTTATTAATCGATAATTATAATTACACTATGTTGTAGTGGAGATCAAGATTTAAGGATCCCTGTCACACACACTAGAATACTTGCAAACGAGCTTGCTACACGCTTGGAGCTTACCATTTTGGAGATGAATGAACCATGGTATGATGGCAACCAGGTATACCACTTTACCTAACTCAAGAAACTTGAAAAATACAGACAAAAAATAGTtaacttatcagtcaattttggcttgttTAACTACTATTAGCTGCGCTGTTTGAGTTTGTTAAaagtcaatataagtgtttggttaataaactttttgtaactccaacatgttaaaatttaaaaagttgctcaaaacaaattttacaattaactttttgaaaaaagaaattataccaaacagctataagctaatagttaatttaccaaacacctttctacaatcaactaatgttattaaAATCATATCCTCTATTCCTCTAACCCAATAAGCTAACCGCAATAGTTGAAAAAAACGTTAGGCGCTCCTCGGCCACTCGAGGAGCGCCTAGGATGCCTAAgcagggattaatcggcgcctaggcgcccatgtattttttttattttattgtttatttttaaaaaatttgtttaagtatttttaatttttaaagattaataattataaattatataatattttaataattaatactaaaaaattaaatattaatccaaaaatatatagagttagtacaatttagggttatttcgctcaaaacgatttTGTTTtcagtgaaataacccattaaaaaaagaacaatagttaattggccGACTAGGTGGcgtagtcggtgcctaggaggtctagtcggcgcctaggaggcctaggcagttagtgcctaagcggcctaggcggtcgcccagccggccagccgcctagaccaccatttaagatgatacgctaggcggtcgaccgacgcctagtgcctaggcggcGATTAATCGGTCTTAGGCgagatttttacaacactgctaACCGCTATCAGCTAATCATTTACCAGAGtgaccaaaaataaaagaaaatgggtaagcttaattgttttgttttgggttTTGTAGATTGGAGGATGGAGTGTAACATTCGGAAAATTGGGTGAAGGTAAAAAGGTAGCAAATTTGACATTTGCAACAGTAAGAGGTGGAGCTCATTTTGTGCCATCTTCATCTCCCTCGCAAGCTCTCACACTTTTTAAGGCATTTCTCAAGGGATCTTCACCACCCAAAAATCACTCCGACCACTAGCTAGTGGCATTGCCGAAATACTAACCCTTATATTTGTATTCAAGTATTTATATTATGAGTGAAAATAGATCAGAGGCGAAGCCAGAAATTTCGGTCAATGGGAACAAAAAGAAGAACTtcaaaatataatcaacaaGGTTGATGATCCTAGATCTTTTGTAATCAAAACTCATCACTACCAACCAATTATGTTACTTCAACTTTCAATAAACTtcatgtataataataaatcatttatgtatattaaaggCAATTGCTCCCATTGCTCCGGAGTGGAAAGTAATGAGTTACTACATATGTCATTGTTCAATAGTTATATCGTGGATATCAATGTTCATAATACATATACacaaacacgatataatgaataaatactacattgtaacagaatcaatagtactcaaaaaaaaggaaagatacTCAGTAATATAACGGCGCTAAACAATATGTGGtaagttaaaatttaattagatGTATAAATTTCTAATTCTTTATTTAGTATTTGAGATTTCAAGAAGGTAGAATACTCTATTTACGGGTGTAGAGGTCATTGACATTCAGGTAGTGAGGGTCACATGTATGATCAATATTGAAGGTCCATATCATAATAtctatctatattttttttttcataacaaACATATCTATCTCTATCATATATATCTATCTCTAtcatatatttgattatatttgattattcttATGAGCTCCATTACAAAAATCGCACCTAACCATTAAGTAAGATGCGACGGGCGAACGACGCGCATAGTGGATTCACAATTCAACGCCTTAATCCACTTGGCTACATCCGCCCCCAAACTATGTtcttattttttgcattttattttttttctaattagtcatgttcttatttttttcattttatttttttctaattactaattagtgATGCCGTACATTTTTCAACCATTCAAAAGTAGATCTTCAACAATGTATAAGGCACTCTTGCCCCACTTGGTGGGAGTACATCCCTCTTCTTTTAAGaaggttttctcctcgccccGTGACCCTACCCGGCAAAGAACCACGatgaggtaaaccagcctaggttaggCATAATTGACCGGCTCAGACCcaagggtttgaggatcgaacctccaacctctcggctgtagatagagcactcttaccacctgggcTGTCCTTACGGACTTAGTACATCCCTCTTGGTTCATTGGCTTGTGGTCCTAACTCCCAAGCTAAGCACTTGCATGGTTCGATTCCCACTAGCTACAATAtcattctttattatttttagtcccCCGTTGGGGAGATagcttatattatttatatattctttgGGCTGCCAGTTTGGTCCGGTATATCAAACTTTTTACATACTTTTTGAGCCTAGTACCCCGAGCAATAATACTTATTACTTTCCTACCATGTTCTGTACTTCCATACCAGGTTTATTGTATACCCGGTCTCGACAAAACCATCAGAGGGTAATTAAGTTCTCGTTACTCGTTAGTTTCCAAAATTATAACGGTTGTAACTGTTATAACATCCGTTGTTATTTACTGAATTGATGGTCTGTTAGGGAGGTTAcaaatagattttaaataagATTTAATTGCCACGTTAATGATAATTTGACCACCTTTTCCTATAAATACCGTGGTGATGAACAAATGTTTTACATGCACATATTATAGATTCTCCTCTGGAACTAAATCTCTCAAACTTCTGTTCTTCCTCTTCTAAAAATCTTGTGAATCTTGTGTTCTACCTTGTTCTTGTTTAATTTGCCGGAGAAAAATTAGTTTGAATGCTCAACTAATTTGTTGTAAGATCCATTTTATCATGAGAAACATAGGCTATAACGCTTCTAACACCTTTTAGATAtaacaaataaggttttaaagaaaatgtatGCTACACACAGACTCAAAGTTTCCATTTACCCAAATCGTTCCGTTTTCActtgtattttataaattaattcctaaaataaatcaaattattttggaccaattttttaaataagttttaatttttagccATAAAATTAATCAATAATATGAAAACAATTTGTCTAACCCATTTTACAAGGGATGATCAGAGCCCCAGAATTTAGAGCAATTGGTTAAAcccactactacaaaaataccttttaaTGTCGGTTATTTTGGACATACGACCAAATAGACCCAGTACGTGATAAATGAAAGTCTAAGGTGACAACCTGaccaaataaaatgtattttttttaatagaagtGAAGCAAGTTGGACAACATCAACTATAGTACAATACTATGAAATCACGCTATTTTAGTCTTTATCattctgttcttctttcttgtTTAATTTGTATAATCAACTactaacaaagaaaaaaaaaacatcatatcTAATCTATTGTCCCATACACCATATTTTCTGCCCCACACTTTCTATGTGtgtataataattaagaaactCCTAACAAACTTAACCATCCATGTGCTTGTTAATATTCAGAATCAAATATAATCCCATTGCTATATAGGTGATTAAAAACTTAGGCCTTCACtttcatcatatatatcattaaaaaataatggttTTCTTATGGTTCTTGTTGCTCAATACATTATGTTCCATCTCAATAAGGAATGGTGAAATGATAGATTCTCTCCCGGGCCAGCCCTCGGGTGTGAACTTCAATCAGTACTCGGGGTATATTGTTACCGATAAATCTCGTGGCAGAGCTCTATTCTACTATTTTGCTGAAGCCCAAACCGAAGATAGATTCTCAAAGCCGCTCACACTTTGGCTAGGGGGAGGTATATATGCTaacttctcttctcttcttttctcatatttattttaatttaatgccATTCGTAAAAGAGTTGAAGAATTCATAAGAGGTAAGCAAAGATCAGTAAAAGACTTAAAGGGTTAAAGTTGCGTATTCGCTGTTAGTTATAACTTTTCGCGCCTAACAGTTTTGAATGTGTTAAAATCAGCCCATGATTGTTCCATTGCTGTTGTTGGGATGTTCTACGAACATGGTCCATTTAGGCCGACAAAAGATGGGAAGCTGGCAAAGAACCAGTTTTCTTGGAATTTAGGTAACTATTTAACGTTCTGTTTTGTATATgtatggtttttatttttacacgaatatatgtatatattgagtAAGTTGATGTTGAAATTAAATGAGCAGAGTCGAACATGTTATACGTAGACTCTCCAATAGTTGCATTTTCATACTCGAATACAACCTCAGACTACAAAATATGGAGTGATACCATGACAGGTGCGTATGGTGCCAATTACTTGAATTGGATCACAACATTATTCACTTTGTATGTTTAAATTAGATTtagtgttttta encodes:
- the LOC116027068 gene encoding serine carboxypeptidase-like 42, encoding MDLATKTAKADPCLLDWIDDYITRPDVQKALHANATAFPYSWNSIFQGNRDTNLYNLAIDILPTLSTLLKSDIPVLIYSGDQDLRIPVTHTRILANELATRLELTILEMNEPWYDGNQIGGWSVTFGKLGEGKKVANLTFATVRGGAHFVPSSSPSQALTLFKAFLKGSSPPKNHSDH